In Coregonus clupeaformis isolate EN_2021a chromosome 5, ASM2061545v1, whole genome shotgun sequence, the sequence ggcaaatccccgccttatcttagctcattggtcaccatagcagcacccacccgtagtctgcgctccagcaggtatatctctctggtcattcccaaagccaacacctcctttggccgccattccttccagttctctgctgccaatgactggaacgaattgcaaaaatctctgaagctggagactcttatctccctcaataactttaagcatcagttgtcagagcaccttaccgatcactgcacctgtacacagcccatctgaaattagcccacccaactacctcatccctatattgttatttattttgctcttttgcaccccagtatctctatttgcacataatctcttgcacatctagcattccagtgttaatactattgtaattattctgcactatagcctatttattgccttacctccataacttgctacatttgcacacactgtatatatattttctgttgtatttctgactttatgttttttttttaccccatatgtaactctgtgttgtttttattgcactactttgctttatcttggccaggtcgcagttgtaaatgagaacctgttctcaactggcttacctggttaaataaaggtgaaataaaaaaaaataaaaaaaaataaaaaatctatgcttgtttttctcgattgtttgtaaacaatgcaaTTGAAGAGTTCAGTCCAAAActctatatatccattttcagaaatgttggtaaattagcttttattgtttgaagaaattatgaaagagattggtgcgtttttttcactatctaattcatttcagagagacaaataatcatgttttttttgcaaaatgctatattacatcatttagcagatgctcttatccagagcgacttagagttaatgagtgcatacattttcatactggccccccgtgggaaatgaacccacaaccctggcgttgcaagcgccatgctctaccaactgagctacagagaaataagtagttgTACTAGGTTtcacacagtcaaatgtaacaaatattaAAGAAATAAAATGATAAAGAAATCAATGTGGGGTTGATATGCAATTAGACATTCACCTGtgagaaacacacatacacacacacacactggtattaAGGCCTGAAAGGCACTGGCCAATTGGgcaagtctcccgagtggcgcagtggtctaaggcactgcatcacagtgctagctgtgccactagagatcctggttcgagtccaggctctgtaacagccggccgcgaccgggagacccatgggcggtgcacaattggtccatcGTCGTctaaggtaggggagggtttggccggcaggaatgtgggttcgtttcccacgggggcccagtatgaaaaaaacaaaacatgtatgcattcactaactgtaagtcgctctggataagagcgtctgttaaatgtaaGTCTACAGTATTTTTGGTTGCCCAAAGATTAGGGTCACTTGCCCGAAAATGTGAAACTAATTGTTTACATGCAGAAATGGCATCATAACTTGTCCGTCATTTAATGAAACAATTACGCTGCATTGTACGCGTAACTTTTGCAGAGTGTGAGACATACCTATGCATTTAAAAGAAACCTGGGCGTGAGCGTAACCTGGGCGTGGTTTGCTTACTGCTCGCCCTGACCAAAAGTTATGCTTCCAGTGTAGCAGGTAAGACAATTTACAgattgtatactgaacaaaaatataaaacgcaacatgtaaagtgttggtcccatttttcatgagctgaaataaaaagtcccagaaattgtcaatacgcacaaaaagcttatttctctaaaacactgaacaaaaatataaacgcaacatgcaacaatttcaaattttactgagttacagttcatataaggaaatcagtcaatttaaataaattcattaggccctaatctatggatttcacatgactgggaatacagatttgcatatgttggtcacagatacctttagaAAAAAAGgtatgggcgtggatcagaaaaccattcaGTGTCTGGTTTaacaatttgcctcatgcagcacgacacatctccttcgcatagagttgatcatgctgtggattgtggcctgtggattcatccatgaagagcacacttcttcagtgtgccagtggccatcgaaggtaagcatttgcccactgaagttggttacgatgccgaactgcagtcagttcAAGACCCTGGTttggacgacgagcacgcagatgagcttccctgagacggtttctgacagtttgtacagaaattattcggttgtgcaaacccacagtttcatcagctgtccgggtggctggtctcagatgatcccctaggtgaagaagccggatgtggaggtcctgggctggcgtggttacacgtggtctgcggtttcgAGGCCTGTTGGAcctactgctaaattctctaaaacgaagttggtggtgacttatggtagagaaatgaacattcaattatctggcaacagctctggtggacattcctgtactcagcatgccaattgcacactccctcaaaacttgagacatctgtagcatcctgttgtgtgacaaaactgcacattttagagtggccttttactgtccccagcacaaggtgcacctgtgtaatgatcatgcagtttaatcagcttcttgatatgccatacctgtcaggtggatggattatcttggcaaatgataaatgctcactaaaacgatgtaaacaaatatgtacacaaaagttgagagaaataagctttttgtgctcaTAGACAatttctggtatcttttatttcagctcatgaaaccaacacttataataatatgccacttagcagacgcttttatccaaagcgacttacagtcatgcgtgcatacatctttgtgtatgggtggtcccggggatcgaacccactaccctggcgttacaagcgccgtgcactaacagctgagctacagaggaccacactttatatgttacgtttatatttttgttcagtatacatacagtatctccaTCAATATTGACACACTGACACCATCCATCCAGTGTCTGATTCTGAGAGATGTCGAGTGACTTAGCAGATTTTGAACAGAGCACAAAAATGTAACAGAGAGGGGCAGTAAGGCATGTTTCCCTTTTCCCTCCCAGCATTACTCAAAGCTGCCTCCATGAGCTCACTACAGCTCCATGGGAGGGGCCACAGCAGGAGGATATAAACACAGCAGCGTTCTAGTTTCATTGAACAGGAAGACGGATACAGAACATCGCGCTATTACAAGGTGAGAATAACGTTGTCTATCAATTAATACTGTATCTATGTAGCCTACGTAAACAGTTTAGCGTTAATGTTTTATTTAGAGTTGGTTATGTCACTCAATAGCTGCGTATTTAGTTGTGGATATGTGATGCCAGGTGAACATTGTAGTTTTATGGCCAGTTCACATCTAACAGCCGAGACGACGGTTTTATGCAGTTTTAGAACTCATCTCTGCTGTTGGAGATTCCAAAAGTCAACATGTCAATTAGCTAAAGACTTGCGACGAGACGGGTACGTTTTGCCAAAAGAACAGGCCACTTTCTGTGGGTTTCCGTTTCTTTTACACGTGCTGCGTTAGCAACATGGCAATAGTGGAAACCAAGGCTGTTGTCTGGGCAGACCTGCTTGTAACTAGATATGTTCGAGTCCTATTAGacaattttagctaacccttgacctaattctcctaacctgttgTAGGCCTAtctacatttacgtaatttagcagatgctcttatctagagtgacttacaataatgagtgcatacatgatCATACTTTTGTCATgatggacccccgtgggaatcgaacccacaaccctggtgttgcaagcgcctgttctaccaactgagctacaacggACATCTGAGCTTTTCTACCCTCCTGGCTCTCTCtacctgtaccaggtgttgttgacTAGAGGCATTGTTGTGTTGCCTGGACACAGTCCTTTAGAGACACAGTGGTGTGGGGATACTCAGGAGGCCAGTGTTTTTCCATTTGGCACTCGCTATAGGTTAAAACATTCTGCCCACACCCCTACAGAAATGTGATCAAATGTGCTATTGCGCTTTCTTTTAGAAACTATCATGGCCCAGTTCCAATATCTCTAAATCATACAGCAAATGTGTGTTTTTGTTACCATGAAAGGTGACTGGAGGGCGGGGTTGTATCACTCACAACATGGATATGCGTGTACCGGTATATATTGCTTGCCACAGTTTGATAAATCCCAATTTGTTGCACATGAAAATCCTAGACTCTTCACATAGGGCAGAATTTAGTAAGCAATTTACGCAcagttgataaatgaggccccaggccTTTAAATGTTTAATAGATTCTGCTGCTGGCAAGTCATTCGCACCTCATGCTCACCTGTCTtggttgtcccaaatggcaccctatttcctatgttgtGCACTACTATTAaccagggctctgatcaaaagtagtgcactatattgggaatagtgtgccatttgggacacaatgtTGTGTACCTAACCTGACACTACCTGATGCACTACCTGACGTGATGTGTATTGATGAGAAAACAATAGGTGCTTTGTGACGGGTACAGTCTAGAATTCAGTTTAATCTAACTGCTTGTTGTGCATCACTGTCTCCATACTATAATTATTGTCTGTCTGTTGCAGGAGCCATGGTGAAGTGTATAGCCGTAGTTCTGTCAGGGTGTGGGGTCTATGATGGGACAGAGATCCACGAGGCATCTGCTGTGCTGGTCCACCTCAGCAGGGCTGGAGCTAAGGTAAGGACTCTTTTTAACGTTACACGTTTAGTTCAAACTCTCGCTTCTCACGCTATCCTTCTGACTGTACATTCCCACTCTATAGTCAGATTCCTGTGACAACTTCAGACTTCCTCTAGTCTAGGAAGTGGTGCAGAGTTTGCATTGATTTACATGTTGTCAATATGTCTCTATATGACTGCTTCTTTTACTTCTAATCGTAGTCTTCCCCCTGATTGTTCAGAGTGCTTGTCGTTGGGAATGCAGGTTCCAATCTCATTAGCATGGACACTACTATGGAGGATCTCCTCCTGGCCTGTCCTGTACTGCAGGTGCAGATGTACAGTATTGACTGTCTAACCCCTCATCACCCCAGGTCCAGATGTTTGCCCCCAACGTGGATCAGATGCATGTGGTGAACCACTGCGAGGGGAAACCCACGGCGGAGAAACGCAACGTCCTGCAGGAGAGCGCTCGCATCGCCCGCGGTGACGTGTCAGACCTTACCAAACTGGACATCACCGCTTTCGACGCCCTCGTCATCCCAGGTAAGCGTTACTCCTTCATCATTATGTACTCCATCACTATCATTCTTCCATTATCATCACCATCAGCATACAACCACAATCCTTACTCACCTTTTACCTCTCTAGGACCAGGGCTAGTTTCCACTGCTCTACACTGTGCTCAACTCAACCAAACTGTTGTCCTGCAGGTGGTTTTGGTGTGGCTAAGAATCTGTCTGACTGGGCTGTGAAGGGGAAGGAGTACACAGTTCAGCCCCAGGTAGAGGAGCTGATTAAGGGTTTCCACGGAGTAGGCAAGCCCCTGGCTATGTGCTGCATCTCCCCTGTCCTAGCTGCTAGGGCTCTGCCAGGGTGTGAAATCACCGTGGGACAGGACAAGGAGTGTGAGAGGTGGGTTACagtgtcagtggtgtgtgtgtgtgcgagagagacgGTGCGTGTGTATATGTCTCTGTTTGAACATAAGAGTGTGTGTTTTTAACCCctgctgctctcctccctcccaccactaGATGGCCGTATGCCCAGACGGCGACCGCCATGACTGAGCTGGGCTGTAAACACGTGAATAAGAACGTGGGGGAGGTCCACATCGACGTAAAGAACAAGCTGGTCACCACCTCCGCCTTCATGTGTAACGCTCCCATACACGAGGTGTTTGATGGGGTGGGTGTAATGGTTACAGAGCTGCTTAAACTGGCCTAGAAAGTCTGGGAATCAAAATGCTGAAttagggtgcatcccaaatggcaccctgttcccgtttttatagtgcttatgggccctgtcaaaagaagtgcactatatagggtgtcatttgggacttaACCTCAGAATCATGTTTGTTGTTTTCCTGAAGACCATCCTGATATGATTTTACTGACAGTGTCACTCACTGTTTATTTAAAAACCTGAAACGGACATAAGAAGCTCCGTTTTTCTGTTGCACCATCTGTACTGTGATAAAATTAAAAGTGATGTAAAACAATCAAAATTCTGGAATGAACAACTTATCATTAGGGGTTCAAGCAGTGACGCTGGGTGAAACCCGATTACATTTGTTGGCGTTTATTGTTAGGGGTTCGGCAGCTGGTGTGGATGTGGCCatagagctctattttcatgtcatccaacaaatgtaaactcCTGGAGTTTGATAAACGGCACTTGGATTGAAACCAATTCTATGGTCAGATTACATTAAAATTGTGTTCTTTTGCCACGCACAACATTGATGGGTTTGGTGTCGAAATAaggatgcatatgcagaaaataaccccatacctactgtaaaatatggtggtggatcttttgttatggggctgttttgcttccactggtcctggggcccttgttaaggtcaacggtaTCATGAACTATacccaggacattttagcccaaaacatggttgcctctgccaggaggctgaaacttgccTACAAGTGactcttccagcaagacaataaccccaagcacaaaTCAAAAATGTTTAATTGAAcacaatcaacattttgcaatggccatctcagtctccggacttgaatcccattgaaaacctATGGTTTGAATTAAAGGCAttccataagcgcagacaaaggatctggaaagattctgtatggaggaatggtctgaagccttgttcacactggcaGTCTAATGTGACTCGTATCCGATTTGAATCTTAACAGCCAAAAGCCACATGGAATTTCagacatttcaaaccaccttcgtaggtggtttgaagtctgatacaaatctgattcctggccatgcaactagtctgaacggtcaaatcagatttatttgccctcaagtggtttaTAGACTTGTTTGGCATAtattgttgcttgctagctactctgaaAGCTACCACGTTCTTGTCAAACTAACTtaagttggatcatcttatccttttGAGGCTTAGTGTTCTTACACTATGGTTttaaacattcaaagcaactgggaaacgtccATAGCAGGCATTGATGTCACCCTATCTTGCTACATAACgtctgagtgataggaagcacaagcaccaccaccaatcagcctacaccactgtgCGCACACCTgtcattactatgacaactagcatagccatgtcagcaaatgactgctatCTGAACACACGCAcatccgatttggtcacttgtaacttgctgtttggacagtcagtattgcaaaacggatttgaaaacaaaactgatttgagcatgaagacctgcagtgtgaacaagggtAAGTgtaaatacacttaggttggagtcattaaaacttgtttttcaaccactccacaaatttcttgttaacaaactatagttttggcaagtcggttaggacatctactttgtgcttgtttacagacagattatttcacttataattcactgtatcacaattccattcCATTGCATTaatgtcattgctttagaagcttctgacaggctaattgacatcatttgagtcaattggaggtggacctgtggatgtatttcaaggcctaccttgaaactcagtgcctctttgcttgacatcattcaaaataaatcagccaagacctctgaaaagaaattgtagacctccacaagtctggttcatccttgggagcaatttccaaacacctgaaggtaccacgttcatctgtacaaacaatagtacgcaagtataaacaccataggaccacgcagccgtcataccgctcaggaaggagacgcgttctgtctcctagagatgaacgtactttggtacgaaaagggcaaatcaatcccagaacaacagcaaaggaccttgtgaagatgctggaag encodes:
- the LOC121567019 gene encoding glutamine amidotransferase-like class 1 domain-containing protein 3A, mitochondrial, whose translation is MVKCIAVVLSGCGVYDGTEIHEASAVLVHLSRAGAKVQMFAPNVDQMHVVNHCEGKPTAEKRNVLQESARIARGDVSDLTKLDITAFDALVIPGGFGVAKNLSDWAVKGKEYTVQPQVEELIKGFHGVGKPLAMCCISPVLAARALPGCEITVGQDKECERWPYAQTATAMTELGCKHVNKNVGEVHIDVKNKLVTTSAFMCNAPIHEVFDGVGVMVTELLKLA